The Branchiostoma lanceolatum isolate klBraLanc5 chromosome 12, klBraLanc5.hap2, whole genome shotgun sequence DNA segment CCTTACAGTCtgttctgggttgacatcttgaaaaggtgatagtcacctgttatgtcattctttccacaaatgtggtaaatctaaataaatagaataaatTAATTATAACGTATTGTCATTTGCTCCTGACGACTTTTGTCATCAGCCTCTTACAGTACGTTTgaagtgacgtcacgtgaaagTTAACCACAAATATGGCAgctttgaagaaaaaagaacgTAAACCACAGAATTTGATGGAGTTATCCAGGACAATTTTAACATCAAGTCTGTAGAGTTCCTTGCAAGAcgcaacaaacaaaagcaaattgtatatatatatatatatatgtatatatatatatatatatatatatatatatgtatacatcacAGCATATCATTGATATATAGCTATGATTTGCTACTTGAACTAAAACTTTCTTTAAAGATCGCAGTATAATcgatggaaaaacaacatgtattAAATTCTTACAGTTGGGCGGAAGTGTTGGTGGTATAGGCTGAGCTGTGGGTGGACCTGCCAGAAAAATGATTGTGAAAAAGACGGATTAGTTTTACAATGACATTGATGACAACATGCATATgacatctatgacgtcatgtacaaatacaatatacTATGAGATATGCAAATTGGGGGGTACTGTTGCAGAGGATAAAAACGTGCGATACCATTGTTCATACACAACTCTTCTTCAGCTAATAGAATCCCTAAATCCATCGACGCATTTAAAGGCATACATTTTCAAACTGTAATCTTTTGACGAAGTTGCAACGTTCATAGAAGAAAGAACGGGAAAGGAAAAGGAGTTAATTTGTTATTCATAACCTAGCTGAATGATGTTCTAAGCCCTCgtcacgctggcggcgtcgctgtgtcctaaactggatttgtgttacccttgactttgtaattggaatatcattcaaaacgtacaagtatgaccaagatgataacaaaacacacaaagcttgtaTTAAATCAACTAACTAACTACACTCCCGTTAGACAGATTCGtcttttgtcaatgaaattcgttgagtgctttatcaattcgatcggccatagcgacgccaccagcgtgtaGCGGGCCGAGTGGGATGGGGGCTTTAGATATGGATGATTAAGTTTGATACCTGTGCATGCCATAGGTGCGGGCATAGCACCGTCACTCCCAACGCAAGTACAAGTGAGATCACCCTCTGTGATGGTAGTCCCGTCCTCGTAGTATTGTCCATTGCGTTCGCAACCTACAACATTGAAACATAATGGTAAACATAAGTAGGGCCGTCTAACATTTCTGAGCCGAGACGGAGGACGCTACAAACTATCTAGCACATTTGATCCACCTATTGAGTCCGAGCTCATTTGATTCCCGTTTTACATCATGGCCGGAAGTTGTAGATATGAATTTGTTTCTACAGATAAATGTCTAATCCATAAAAGTGTTAGAATGACAGTTACATTTCTTTGCCTGATATAGCTTCATAATCAGTATGCCGAGCTTTCCAACAGAATCGAATATACACCTTTTTGGTGAACTTTTCGACGATGTTTgacaaattttggtgcagttatccggcatttgTGACGATGCGCCATGCAAATATTTGGGAATTCCGTGCAATTAACAGGAGTGTGCGATAATCCaatgcaattaagtggcttctactgtacttacATCCGAATCCAAAGTTGTCCCAGACAAGGACCTGGCCGTTTTCGTCGCATCTTGCCCCGCTTCCCATGCAGCCTGTCGTCTCGTATATTGTTGAATCTGGAGGGTAGAATTGCCCCCCGTACAAACAGCCTCTCGGAGGCAATGTCGGGAATGTCGGCGGGCGTGGACGAAATGTTGGGGGCAGGGGCCGCAGGGTTGGCGGGCTCCCTGTACGGTGGAGGGGAAAGTCGAGTTCAAACAACAAGAGGGCTCGGTTAGTTCATTTATAAGTATATTCATGagttaaatcaatcaatcaatcaatcattcattcagtcaaaATGATTTGTTGATAACAGAACATTGAAGTTGATTGAAGAAAACTTCAAAGATATATTATGGTCGGGGAGCGGACTAACTACACTCCCGTTAGACAGtagcgccctctggcagaacatacatcAACTGCACTGCgaacacacagagagagagagagagagagacagacagacagacacacgcgcacacacacacacacacacacacacacacacacacacacacacacagagagagagagaaaagccAAAATAAACCAACACTTTGGGTGATACAGAAAGCAACCGAAAAGTGTCACTTACTCACAACGCCTTCTATCGAAATTTGTCAGATGTGCAGTATATGACATGACTTACCATCGCAGTTCAACAAATGCTCCTCCCACCGGTTCACACTCTCGCCGACTTGTTGCAGATTGTCGTCCACACAGTAACACATGGATCCTCGGCACTGGATGTTATCGTAGTCTCCCTTCCAGTCGCACCGGGGCACAAACATTCCAGGCCGGGGGGTCTGGCTGGTGATGTCATCGGCTTCACGGGCGCATGCTGTGAGAGCGCAACAACGTGCATTATTCATCGATTCCGCCAGTCGGCGATATTTACTCAACGCTCGTTTGTAGAAATGGGAGCGGTTTGAAAGGGGGCTAACATAGGCCAAATTAGGACAGTGACTGTCTGTGTGTTgaaactttatttgttttgccgACTGACTGGTTTTTGGATGGGGTTTGTGTATACGTAATGACTAAGTAAAGGCCGCAATGTGTTTGAAAGTGTATGTGAAAGGCGGTGGCTTTCTGCCAAAAGTTTAGTTCGTTTGTTTACTGACCACTTTACATCTTTGCCTCTGACGTAAGGACTGTTCCACTCAACGATGATTCTTGTGGTCCAGAATATTGATAAAAAGTGCAGTGACAACTGGAGCTTATAGACATTATATACAACAGCATATCCAGTAGTGGAGAGAATCTAAAACTAAAATGATTTGACGGGAACCTAGATTATAGAAGTT contains these protein-coding regions:
- the LOC136446403 gene encoding uncharacterized protein isoform X2, with the protein product MLNGPDYVLDLAPPDCDADGYYSPKQCDLFQGYCRCVDKEGNQIGDYNGFVTDVQMGQEGTWDDSTCACAREADDITSQTPRPGMFVPRCDWKGDYDNIQCRGSMCYCVDDNLQQVGESVNRWEEHLLNCDGSPPTLRPLPPTFRPRPPTFPTLPPRGCLYGGQFYPPDSTIYETTGCMGSGARCDENGQVLVWDNFGFGCCERNGQYYEDGTTITEGDLTCTCVGSDGAMPAPMACTGPPTAQPIPPTLPPNYLFGICDDNSCFNSGVCEQVPFGSYYTCTCPPGTSGTRCETSG
- the LOC136446403 gene encoding uncharacterized protein isoform X1, which produces MAFRWAVALVVLVVSTEVVVEGCWSWPAPSTQEHEEKGPCTLKTEEINEMLNGPDYVLDLAPPDCDADGYYSPKQCDLFQGYCRCVDKEGNQIGDYNGFVTDVQMGQEGTWDDSTCACAREADDITSQTPRPGMFVPRCDWKGDYDNIQCRGSMCYCVDDNLQQVGESVNRWEEHLLNCDGSPPTLRPLPPTFRPRPPTFPTLPPRGCLYGGQFYPPDSTIYETTGCMGSGARCDENGQVLVWDNFGFGCCERNGQYYEDGTTITEGDLTCTCVGSDGAMPAPMACTGPPTAQPIPPTLPPNYLFGICDDNSCFNSGVCEQVPFGSYYTCTCPPGTSGTRCETSG